AACTCGAGCAAACGGAAGCCCTCGTCCGACAGCGGCGAGGAAGACAACGTCCCCGTTCCAGGAGAACGGCGCGGCCTCAAGAGGCTCCGCTCCGCAGCTTCGGCCAAACTCTCAGCCAATCACCGGGCCGTTGAGGACGGCGAGTATGAGCTCCTCGCACAGATGCCGTCCATTCTGCGGGCCCAATCCGGGCGGCAAATCGACAATCCCGTACATAAGTCTACATATTGGTCAGCGCAGGACAGGAGGACGTGGCACCTCAACTATCCGGAGATGACGCAGCTACAGCTCGATGCGTTCAAaacggccgcctcggccaggGAAGAGGAATTCGGCCCGGGCAAGACCCCCCTCTGGGACCTGGCTATGAAGTACTTCCCGCCCACCAATTGCGAGCGCCGCGGAGCCGCAACCAAAGAGTCGGCGGACCATGCAGAGAACGGTGTGCTCCTCCCCTCCACGGCCGGCGCAGACGCGACCGTTCCTGCTACCCCCCCGCCCGCGGACGACCCGGGACCGCTGCTCGTCATGCCGATGCAGTCCGATCCGGGGCGGCCGGTCGTCGCGTGCCTGCAGTCGGCGCCAGGGTCCGCCATCCCCGGCGTTTCCATCATGATTACCGAGTCGATGGTGTCATGGGGTCGGGCCAACGAGAACACGCGCTCTTATCCTCACAAGTACGACCTCAGGGTGCCCAAGTATGCCTTCAGGATCCTCCTCTGGAAGCAGGACTACGACCCGGCCAAGAACTTCCGGCCGTGGAACCGCGCGCCCGAGGCGGACGAGAAGTCGTTCCACTTTTACATCTCGACCAAGGCGACCGCCGGTATTCACGTCAACGGCGTCCACCTGCCCTCGGACGACGCCAAGAACCCTGCCAACCCGTCCACCTACTGGATGGCTCTCTACGACGGCGACCGGGTCTCGGTCTCGCAGACCCCCGACAGGAGCGTCGTCTCGGAGCTCATATTCCGCTGCGGCTGGGGCGGCAGTGCCAAGTCCCGCGCGAGCCTGGGCCTCCCGCGCAAGCCCGAGCTCGCTCCCGAGGCCGTGGCAAGCAAGCTCGACGAGGTGTGCGTCAAGACGGAGCGCAAGGTGCGCAGCCTGAGCGAGCACGACCTCAAGATGGAAGAGGCCAACCACGACGTGGAGGAGCGCATGCGTCGCGTCGACCGCGAGCGACAGCGCTCGCGCGAGTTCGAGGCCCGCCGCCTCGAGGCCTGCCGCGCGCTCGGGATTCGTAGGGTCAGTCCCGCGCCGGGCATCACGCTCGGCGAGGAATCGGCCACCCAAACGCCCTGGAGCTCGTACGTGCCCGGCGCCAGGACCGTGCCGACATACCGGCATGCCTCTCCTGCTACGCTAGAGCTGCTGAGGGCCGCGAAGAGGGGGTAGTGAGAGCTGGCTGGGCTGTTCTTGAgattatttttttttcttgttttGTTCCATGTACCGACCGCCACACACCCCCTTCTTTCTCTCCTGGTTCATGTGTCATTGTTGTAGACACCGACATTGACACTGCACCCTGTTCTTGCCGTCTTATCCGCGGCTCCGATTTCTGCATATCATCCTTGATACCATCTGTTATCCCCATATCCCTGCTCCATACCACTCCCCCATGCCAATGCGATGCACCAAGGAGGATAGCGGCATGCGTGGGAGAGAATGAATTAACTGGGAGGCATAACCACACTACTCAAAAGCAGCACACGGGCCGGGGAAGACAAAAGGCTATGGCGCTGGTGGAGCTCATCATACAATCTGTTGTTGTTTGTGCGTTGGGTTAGGCTTGTATATGTGTGTGTTGGTTGTATTGTGGACTAGGTCGCGACCCCGGGCGTTGTCATATATATTGAATCATGCGTGcaacatgtatgtacaactCGTTCAACTTGAATGCAGGCGAAGAAATATACTGAAAATTCAAGACGTGTATTTTCATTTGTTATACGCTAACGCTAAAATAAACAAGGAACATTTCCAGCCCCTATAGGCTGAGGGTCGCAGAACAAGCTGTTGCCCAGGGCGGTTCTTTACGCTCGTAATCCCACTTCTCGAATAGACAGATATGAACACTGTTTGTTGTTTCCGACGCTGTTTCTTCCTTTGCATGCATTTCAAATCGAGACACAGAAATTGACTTGTCCACCACATTGTCTCGGCGGCCCTAAGACGGTGAGAGACCGAGAAGCGGAGACGTAAGAGGGGGGAAGGTCCGTCATAGGATCGACAAAACGAACAAACAGATCAGGCCTGGTCCGCAAGGCCATGACACACGAATAGGTACCATCAGTCCACCACCGTGCGAGCGCTGGACTCTAGTTGCCATAATGCCATgacggaaaaaaaaaaaaaaaaaaaaaaaaaaaaaaaaaaaaaaactaaCAACCCCTTGCCCCGGCCGCTGCCCGCCCCAAGGCAGCGACAAGCCTGGCGTGGGCCCGCTCGATCTCGTCCGCCTCGTCCGAGTCGACTTCCCAGATCTGCTTCTGGTCGGCGCtgcggggaggaggagaagcccCGGTCTCCGAGGGagagacggcggcggcggcggtggtggtggtggtggagatACCGGAGGCTCTGGCGTCCGAGAAGAGAAAAAACCCACCGCCTGCGCCCGTGGAGGCCCGCTCGGCCTGGCCGTACTCGGAGGCCCAATACAGGTCGGAGACGCCCATAGGCCGCGGCTGAGAACCCGGCTGCCGTTGCTTTttctgttgttgttgttgttgttgcctcCGAGGAGGCGCCGGCTGAGCCTTGCGCCGGGCTTGCGAGTTGCGGTCGGTGAGATGCCGGTCCGTGGAGGCGGCCGGCTTGGGCTGGGACCCGTCGCGGCTGTGAAGGTTGAAGTAGAACGGCTCCTGTGGCTGGGACCGACTCGATCTGGTGGAGGACGTGGACGTGGACGGGTGCTTCCGATGGCCGTGTCCGTCCGAGTGCCGCTCACCGGCCTCTTCCTGGATCTTGGAATCGGCGGCTGTACGCCTCCAACGCGTCGCGCAgcgcttctgctgctgctgctgctgctgctgctgctgtgggAGCTTGAAGTAATCACGGCCCTCTTGGAGCTCCTGATACCCGGCGGGGAACGATGCCACATTGGGCGCCCCATGCCGCTCTTCGGACCTCGACTTGGCCATGGGCTGCCTATGCTTATTGTACCAGTCCTCCAGGTGCGGAGGTTTAAAGTAGTCGCGAGCTTCTCGTCcctccacctcctcctccgccttctccttctcctccttctcgccGGAGCGACTGGTGCCGCCGACGATGCTGCTGGCCGCGGGGAGGCGACCCTTCTCGGCGTCCTTCGGTTCCCTTTGTCGAACGCACAATTCGTAAGATTTGGGTGACTGCCAAGAGGGTGACTTCCCGGCCGTCAAACGAACACCCCGGAGCCGAGGCTGCCCCGTGGATTTCTCACTCGACTCGCGGCACGTGTTCTGTTGCTGGGACCCTTCTCTCCTCGAACCTCCCTTACCCCCCTGGCGTGCCGGCGCGCCTTGGTCTTGACCGTGCTTCGAAGCCTCGCTCTTGGATGCGTAGCAACGGATATTGGCCCGTTGGTGCTCTGAGACCTTGCCGACGTTGACCGGATCGCGACGAGCGTCCGCGCGTGAGGCGGCCTTGATGGCTGATTGCTCGTTGTTACAGGAGGGGCTCACCTTGCTATTCTCGGGCCCAGCTCGATTATCCAACGTCGAAGCCGTACCCAAGACGAGCTTCATCTCGTCACGAAAGGAGGTTGGAGTGAATGCGTACGGGCTGCTCCGGCAGTCCTGGGGGTTGCTGTGGCCAGGGAAACCGTTCtggtcgtcctcctcctcgctgcAACCCACCACGCGCTGCCCTTTGTAACACGTGCCGAGTCGTCCGCGCTTGTCCCTTCTCTCCTTGTTGATTATACACTGGCCGCAGATCTCATCCCAGACGGACAGCTCGCCTGACAACAGCTTGCTATGGTACTTGTTGGAGCGAAGCGTGCCACAGCCGGCGCACCACTCCCGCTCGTCAATCCTGGCTGTCAACTTGTCAGTCCGGCGGCGGCCCCTGCTACGGCGAGCGCGATCGGCGACTCGAATCTCGCGATAGTAGCGACATCGGGTGCAGAGGCTGGGCCTCGGTTTCCTGCCTCGCCTCGGGGGAAATTCCTGCTGGTACTGGTCGGATCGCGGAGCGTTGCAGCCGTAGCAACGATGCCGATAGGAGATGGGATGGTCAATATTCTCGCTGGGCTCGACATCGATACCTTTGCCCTCTTTCCGGTGCTTTGATGAGCGCCGAGAGAAGTCGAGAACAAGGCGGTATCGCTTCTTAACACCGAGGGTTGGCGTGAAGCCGTCGCTTTCGTCATCGGCTTCCCAATCAACTTCCTTAGTTCTGAAGAAAACAGTCAGCGAGGAGCAATGTAGCCATGGCGGAACGTCTTGGGAGCCCTCCTGGCCTCCTGGCAGAAAGCTAGCGAACGGAAGAAACTAGCGACCTGTCTCGAAGGGAAAGGAAACCAGCAAACCCATGAGACTGACTTACACACTGAAATGCATCTTGCGGTCCGGTAGCCAGAGTTCGTTGACTACACTATTGTAGGAATCCGTAGGTCCGAACAGAATCGGCAGGTTATGTagggagaggaggaaggaAACGAAGTTGAGCAGCGGGAACAGCTGTGAGAGGATGGAATGGCTGATAGGTAGGCTATAAGAACAAACGCAACAAGCAGGGAATGTTCCCGTATGGGCAAAGTTGTGCGAACTGGGCTCATCTCAAATGCTGCACTGAAATTTCGCCCGGGCGCCTAGGCCCACGGGACCTGTTGCATGCTAATGGGATGAAAGAGATCAGTTGAAAGGCTGGTAAAGAACCCGCAGTGGTGGGAGCTGTCAAAGGGCGAGGAAGACTCATGAGAGAGGCAGAAATCATAGGGCGAGGAAGACTCATGAGAGAGGCAGAAATCATTGAGCGCTTCTTGACACTTTAACAGCAACGCCTGctgtcccccccccctttttttttttttccttgtttACTTACCATGGCTGGAAATCGCGCAAATCGctgccgcttcttcttcgACACTTCGATCTCTGTTCGGGCGCGACGATGAATGCACATTTGGCTGGTTGCTCACAGTTGGAGCCGCCGTTGGACGAGGTCACTTTCAACCATGTGTTCTGTGGCACCATGTAGCGCAATCAACGTGCTTGTGTTGTACACAATACGACCGACCCGATGCCCTTTTCCCAATCCGCATGTCGCAAAATAAAAGAATCAACTCTAACATACTTCTTTGTACACAAATCCACCCGCTGCTGACCTTTCTAATCTATCCGAAGCTGTCTCGGGCCTTTCTTCTTGGTGATGCCCTTACTCTTCTTCTTGTGGCCCCGGTCAAATGCGGCCGCTGACATGTGGTCGCGGCCAAGGTTGTCAAGGTCTTTGACCTTGTAGATGCGAATAATCCAGTTTTCGCTCGTGAAAGCCTCCTCCAAGGTGCTGAGCGTAGGGCCGACCTCGGGAAGACGGGCGCCCCGCATGCGGTCCACCGCCTGTCCAGGAGGGAAGAGGTTGTTGTAGTTGTAATACGACATCTTGTACCTATTGATGCTGTCAGCGCCACGCGTCGCAAAGTTTTAATTCCCTAATAGTGCTTACATCAGGCTGTTCTTCATGGTCTCGGTGGCCTCGCCATCGACGCGGTACTCACCGCGAGCAGTGAAGAAGGAACGCTCGTTGACCTCATCGGGCCAGATGCCCTCGGCGATGCGGACCATCCACAAGAACTTGTTGATATCGTCGCCAGAGTAACCCAGGAGACCGCCGAAGACAACCAGAACATAGTCGACTTCGTGTTGGCGCATGATCGGATAGCTGACCTCCTCTCTCGAGCTCATGGCCTTGCCTACAGTCGCAATATGCGTGTTGTTCCACGTGTTGTTGTCGACGAGCGTCGGGCGGTCCGCCATGCCTCCAATCTGGTAGCCGTAGTCCCACCAGGACATGATCTTGGCGTCCTCGCGCGTGTTCTGACGCAGCCACTGGTACGCCTCGCGGTAATCGTCAATGATGTGCTGGCTGCCATCAGGCAACCTGCTGGCCAAGACGACTGAGGGGGACGAATAGGCATTCGATGTCACCCACGTGCAGTGAAGGACGAAGAGCAGGAGGTAGACGGCAAGGGCGCCGACCATCATGCTCTTTCCCCAAAGAGCGTACACACCCACTACAGGCTTGCTCGTCGACTTGAGGCCGGAGGACTTGGCCGCCTTCTTGCTCTCAGGGCCCTCTGTCGCCTGGCTCTCTTGGGGTTTGAGCGACTTGGTGCTGAGGTATGTGTCGAGGAGGGTCGAAACCGCGATGGCGGCAGCAACGCAAACCACCGGCGTGAGGGTGAGCATCAGGCGAACCATGACGCCGGCGAAGTAGCTCCCAAAGAGCGCATAGACGACAATGAAGACGTGCTCGTCGGCGAGTTGCTGGAAGCAGAGATAGACACCGACCGGGAAGAGCCAAACGAGCAGGTTGAGGTCGAAGAAGAACGCGGGCCACGCGGTCGGCTGGTGTTCCGAGACCGAGGCGATGATGGGGATGTGGATCTTAGCGTAGCCGGTATCCCACAGCGAGTAGAAGCGGCCACTCCACGGGGCAATGAAGCCGGCGCTGGTCGCGATGACGAGGCCCAACAGCCCGAGACCGAAGGTGGCGCCGGCAAAGAGCCATAGGAATGTCTGAAACTGGCGGCTGGGGATGGCGGAGCGAACATAGTCGAGGAAACCGAGCAGCTGGAGGAAGCCAAAGATGCCTGGTTCCGTGTTAGGTTAGTAGTAACGAGGTGCAGCTTCCGGGCGCGGCGAACTCACCCAAGGCGGGCATGTGCTCGCTCGTCTTGACGGGCAAGAAACCAACGAAGGGGATCTGCATGCTGGCCAGTGTTCCCAGGGCATACCAGGTGGTGTACGCAACATACAGCCGGGTGCTGTAGCGGCCCATGCA
This genomic window from Thermothelomyces thermophilus ATCC 42464 chromosome 1, complete sequence contains:
- a CDS encoding glycosyltransferase family 66 protein (CAZy_ID 267818), producing MSADPLQVLASVGKGKSTRGVLRVIILALIAAAAIASRLFSVIRFESIIHEFDPWFNFRATKYLVANGFYNFWDWFDDRTWHPLGRVTGGTLYPGLMVTSGVIYHALRALTIPVDIRNICVLLAPGFSGLTAIAAYLLTNEMTPSPSAGLLAALFMGIAPGYISRSVAGSYDNEAIAIFLLVFTFYLWIKALKQGSMLWGALCALSYGYMVASWGGYAFITCLVPLHSFVLICMGRYSTRLYVAYTTWYALGTLASMQIPFVGFLPVKTSEHMPALGIFGFLQLLGFLDYVRSAIPSRQFQTFLWLFAGATFGLGLLGLVIATSAGFIAPWSGRFYSLWDTGYAKIHIPIIASVSEHQPTAWPAFFFDLNLLVWLFPVGVYLCFQQLADEHVFIVVYALFGSYFAGVMVRLMLTLTPVVCVAAAIAVSTLLDTYLSTKSLKPQESQATEGPESKKAAKSSGLKSTSKPVVGVYALWGKSMMVGALAVYLLLFVLHCTWVTSNAYSSPSVVLASRLPDGSQHIIDDYREAYQWLRQNTREDAKIMSWWDYGYQIGGMADRPTLVDNNTWNNTHIATVGKAMSSREEVSYPIMRQHEVDYVLVVFGGLLGYSGDDINKFLWMVRIAEGIWPDEVNERSFFTARGEYRVDGEATETMKNSLMYKMSYYNYNNLFPPGQAVDRMRGARLPEVGPTLSTLEEAFTSENWIIRIYKVKDLDNLGRDHMSAAAFDRGHKKKSKGITKKKGPRQLRID